The proteins below come from a single Rosa rugosa chromosome 2, drRosRugo1.1, whole genome shotgun sequence genomic window:
- the LOC133732866 gene encoding histone deacetylase 2-like, with protein sequence MSFAALPENDAKSLRRSRILSSKLYFDVPSSKVKPVSKFVCAFKFTFRNLRISPSFHLGIEKLHPFDSAKWGRICRFLSMDDVVDKNCIVEPKEAAKEDLVHLHTEAYLNSLKESADVAIIINVPPVALFPNCLVQQKVLSPPFHNQVGEPSWLQSLQKSEDGPSMWEDWVYHCCGGKGGGFCAYTDISLCIHFVQVRLNIFLKGDDY encoded by the exons aTGTCGTTTGCTGCTCTACCTGAAAACGACGCCAAATCTCTCAGGCGCAGCCGTATTCTCTCCAGCAAGCTCTACTTTGACGTCCCGAGCTCCAAGGTAAAACCAGTATCTAAATTCGTCTGTGCTTTCAAGTTTACATTTCGGAATCTGAGAATTTCGCCAAGTTTTCATCTCGGCATTGAGAAGCT GCATCCGTTCGATTCGGCTAAATGGGGTCGGATATGTAGATTCTTGTCCATGGATGATGTTGTGGACAAGAATTGCATTGTAGAGCCAAAGGAAGCTGCAAAGGAAGATCTTGTg CATTTGCATACAGAAGCATACTTGAATAGTCTAAAGGAAAGTGCAGATGTGGCTATCATAATTAAC GTACCTCCTGTTGCCCTGTTTCCAAATTGCCTTGTGCAGCAGAAAGTTCTCAGTCCTCCATTTCACAACCAG GTGGGGGAACCATCTTGGCTGCAAAGCTTGCAAAAGAGCGAGGATGGGCCATCAATGTGGGAGGACTGGGTTTATCATTGTTGTGGGGGAAAAGGAGGTGGATTCTGTGCTTATACCGATATTTCTCTTTGCATACATTTTGTGCAGGTGCGGTTAAACATATTTCTCAAG GGTGATGATTATTAA
- the LOC133733737 gene encoding heavy metal-associated isoprenylated plant protein 41-like, protein MVQQKIVMKVQMCCEKCRTMALKIAAVAKGVKQVSIEGEKDQVEVIGERIDSVTLTMSMRKKVGHADIVSIEEVKVEEVKVEEAVEEEKKPSDDPIPNAWTPSYYYVPCLQYPNPMHYLVVHEEPTNCSVM, encoded by the exons ATGGTTCAGCAAAAGATAGTTATGAAGGTGCAAATGTGCTGTGAGAAGTGCAGAACCATGGCATTGAAGATTGCTGCAGTTGCCAAAG GCGTGAAACAAGTGTCGATAGAAGGGGAGAAAGATCAGGTGGAGGTGATCGGAGAGAGGATTGACTCCGTGACCTTGACTATGTCGATGAGGAAGAAGGTTGGGCATGCAGACATCGTAAgtattgaagaagtgaaagtGGAAGAAGTGAAAGTGGAAGAAGCAgtggaggaggagaaaaagccTTCTGATGATCCAATTCCAAATGCCTGGACACCAAGCTACTATTATGTTCCCTGCCTGCAATATCCCAATCCCATGCACTATCTAGTGGTTCATGAAGAACCAACCAATTGCTCCGTTATGTAA